Within Xanthocytophaga agilis, the genomic segment GTGCAACGGTTATCATTACCGCAAGAAACGCACCGGAAAAAGAAAACAGCCAACTGCATTTTATTGCCGCCGATTTAAGTAAGGAAGAAGGAGCACAAAAAGTAGTCAGCGAAGTGCTATCGACTTATGGAAGGCTGGATATTCTAGTGAACAACCTTGGTTCTTCCGAAACACCCGCTGGTGGTTTTGCCGCATTAACGGATAAAGATTGGGAGTCAACCCTGCAAGCAAACCTATTGGCCCCCGTTCGGCTGGACAGAGGATTTTTACCGCAAATGATTGAACGAAAAAACGGTGTCATTATCCACATTGCGTCTATTCAAGGCAAGCTGCCGCTACACGATTCTACCTTGCCGTACGCAGCTTCAAAAGCAGGGTTGATCAATTACAGTAAAAGTTTATCGAATGAAGTTACCCCGAAAGGTGTCCGCGTGCTCACTGTTTCGCCAGGATGGATAAATACCACAGCATCGATAGCCTGGTTGGGCGAGATTGCAAGAAATGCAAATAGTACTGTAGAAGAAGCTCAGCAAAGTGTCATGGATGCATTGGGTGGAATACCTTACGGCAGACCCGCCGAACCGGAAGAAGTAGCCGAATTTGTTGGCTTTTTGGTTTCACCCAGAGCCAACTACTTAACGGGAACAAATTTCGTCATTGACGGTGGCACAGTACCAACAATCTAATCTTAATTTAAAAGCGTACAAAAATGACCTTACCTAAAGTAGTAGACGACTTAGTCGCAGCACAGAACACCTTTGATAGTGTTGCCTATGCCAATTGTTTTTCCGAAACAGCGGTAGTATCTGATGAGGGAAAAACGCACAAAGGAAGAAAAGAAATAGAACATTGGATTGCAGATGCCAACGAACGATACAAGGCTGTCATGAAGCCCGTCAGCTTTGAAAAAAACGAAACGGAAAGCCTTTTAAAAGCAGAAGTCTCAGGAACGTTTCCCGGAAGTCCAATTTTAATGACGTTTCATTTTGAAATAGCTGATGAATTGATACAGTCATTGAAAACTACAGTTTAGGCAGGAACAGGAATCATCCCGAATTTTGGATGTGAGTTTGTTTTACAAAACCAGCGTCTATTCTTTTGAAAAGAATAGACGCTGGTTTATTTTTAAGCAATCTTTTTAGTTGAGTTTGTTTATTGCCCCTTTCATCATTCTTCCACAAACCTCTTCATTTTTTGCTTACCTTTTCCCAAATTGGTTTATAGTCTCTTACATCACTCTTCCTACCACCTGTTACTTTTTTTGCTTGCCCAAAAAAGTAACCAAAAAAGGGCACTTTTCTCCGATCCTTCCCCCCCACAGGCCAAAGGCCAACCTCGCGGAGAAAAGATTCCCTACGCACCTACACTTCCATCCGAGATTGAAGGTATCATGTTTTTCTTTGTACCGATTAAAAAACTCTCTTCATCCCTTCAGAACCACCTTCCCCTCTCTATCCTCCTGAAAGAATCTCGTGACAAATAGAGACATGCTTGTTTTTTGAGATATAAATTATCTCCAGTCGGAAAGTCGCCGGTCTTGTCACGCCTGTCCCGA encodes:
- a CDS encoding SDR family oxidoreductase; this encodes MEQFNFNNELSGKIALVTGGTKGAGRAIAERLLQAGATVIITARNAPEKENSQLHFIAADLSKEEGAQKVVSEVLSTYGRLDILVNNLGSSETPAGGFAALTDKDWESTLQANLLAPVRLDRGFLPQMIERKNGVIIHIASIQGKLPLHDSTLPYAASKAGLINYSKSLSNEVTPKGVRVLTVSPGWINTTASIAWLGEIARNANSTVEEAQQSVMDALGGIPYGRPAEPEEVAEFVGFLVSPRANYLTGTNFVIDGGTVPTI
- a CDS encoding nuclear transport factor 2 family protein → MTLPKVVDDLVAAQNTFDSVAYANCFSETAVVSDEGKTHKGRKEIEHWIADANERYKAVMKPVSFEKNETESLLKAEVSGTFPGSPILMTFHFEIADELIQSLKTTV